A region of Paenibacillus thiaminolyticus DNA encodes the following proteins:
- a CDS encoding glycosyltransferase family 32 protein, with protein sequence MDGAEKIPRVVHYCWFGRGEKPKLIKKCIQSWQKHLPDYELVEWNEDNFDVKANLYAREAYEARKFAFVSDYVRLHALYHEGGVYMDTDVEVIKPLHRFLVHEAFSGFEDHQYLQSGTMGAVKRHPWIEELLQYYADRPFLLQGGDVFDLTTNTAIMSRISQKHGLKLNGEHQTLPSGVVFYPRWFFSPYDYINGGNYINDDSYTIHHFAQSWLPAHVRVKSYIKRKASRLIGAENIARLRRILSQKGAQS encoded by the coding sequence TTGGACGGAGCGGAGAAAATTCCCCGGGTTGTGCATTACTGCTGGTTCGGGCGCGGCGAAAAACCGAAGCTGATCAAAAAGTGTATTCAAAGCTGGCAGAAGCATCTCCCGGATTACGAGCTGGTCGAATGGAATGAAGATAATTTTGACGTCAAAGCCAATCTTTATGCAAGGGAAGCCTATGAGGCGCGTAAATTTGCGTTCGTTAGCGATTATGTCAGACTCCATGCCTTGTATCATGAAGGCGGGGTGTACATGGATACGGATGTGGAAGTGATCAAGCCGCTGCATCGCTTCCTGGTGCATGAAGCCTTCTCGGGATTTGAGGACCATCAATATTTGCAGTCAGGAACGATGGGGGCCGTTAAGCGTCATCCCTGGATCGAAGAGCTGCTTCAATATTATGCCGACAGGCCTTTTCTGCTTCAGGGCGGGGATGTGTTCGATCTGACGACGAATACGGCCATAATGAGCCGGATCAGCCAGAAGCATGGATTGAAGCTTAACGGAGAGCACCAGACACTCCCGAGCGGGGTTGTCTTTTATCCCAGATGGTTCTTCAGTCCTTACGATTATATCAATGGAGGCAATTATATCAACGACGATAGTTACACGATCCACCATTTTGCCCAATCGTGGCTTCCTGCCCATGTCCGCGTAAAGAGCTACATCAAGCGCAAAGCAAGCCGCTTGATCGGTGCGGAGAACATTGCAAGGCTTAGAAGGATATTATCGCAAAAAGGTGCGCAGTCATGA
- a CDS encoding EpsG family protein, whose protein sequence is MTIIWLTLLMVFIFSYTARYFAVSLPHSPIPIRPNRLLVAAVCFVIVMVAGLRKNIGDTFFYMHAYALKNFTWATIATEKDVGFNLFQMLLKQISEDPQILIFVTALITNVLIVVMMHRYARLFELAMYVYITSGAFIVSMNGIRQYMAAALLFAATAYLLNGSWKKYMVVVALASVFHMSALILIPLYFIVRREAWTGMTFGLLAAGVLIVGLFNQFSDLLFSALSETQYGEYKEFKEGGANIIRVGFYMMPLLVAYWGRDKLRMLFADIDIIVNLSLIGSFFMLISTQNWIFARLAIYFNLYQIVLTTWIVMAFRKKDQKLIYLCILVIYGIYFTYENMFVLGIKYRSDFLIWFQ, encoded by the coding sequence ATGACGATCATATGGCTTACGCTTCTGATGGTTTTCATTTTTTCATATACAGCCAGGTATTTTGCGGTATCCCTTCCCCATAGCCCAATACCTATCCGGCCGAACCGGCTGCTCGTTGCCGCGGTATGCTTCGTCATCGTCATGGTTGCGGGGCTGAGGAAGAATATCGGTGATACGTTTTTCTACATGCATGCTTATGCGCTCAAAAATTTCACATGGGCGACGATCGCAACAGAGAAGGATGTTGGCTTCAATCTGTTCCAAATGCTTCTGAAACAAATTTCAGAAGACCCGCAAATCCTCATATTTGTGACGGCGCTGATAACGAATGTATTGATTGTGGTTATGATGCACCGCTATGCGAGATTGTTTGAACTGGCGATGTACGTATACATCACGTCCGGCGCATTCATTGTCTCCATGAACGGCATCCGGCAATATATGGCGGCCGCTTTACTCTTTGCCGCGACAGCTTACTTGCTGAACGGCAGTTGGAAGAAATACATGGTTGTAGTGGCGCTGGCCTCTGTTTTCCATATGAGTGCGCTTATCCTTATTCCTTTATATTTTATCGTCCGCAGGGAAGCTTGGACCGGCATGACTTTTGGCTTGCTGGCTGCCGGTGTTCTCATCGTCGGTCTTTTCAACCAATTTTCCGATTTGCTATTCTCGGCACTCAGCGAGACGCAGTATGGGGAATATAAAGAGTTCAAGGAAGGAGGGGCTAACATCATTCGGGTCGGCTTCTATATGATGCCGCTGCTGGTTGCCTATTGGGGAAGGGATAAGCTCCGAATGTTGTTTGCTGACATTGATATTATCGTCAATTTGTCGTTGATCGGGTCATTTTTTATGCTGATTTCTACGCAAAACTGGATTTTCGCCAGACTGGCCATTTATTTTAACTTGTATCAGATTGTTCTGACAACATGGATCGTCATGGCTTTCCGCAAGAAGGATCAGAAGCTGATTTATTTGTGCATTCTGGTTATTTACGGCATCTACTTTACTTATGAAAATATGTTTGTTCTCGGCATTAAATATCGCAGTGATTTCTTAATCTGGTTTCAATAA
- a CDS encoding aminotransferase class I/II-fold pyridoxal phosphate-dependent enzyme, with translation MTANRRIWLSPPHTSGREQDLINEAFTTNWIAPLGPHVDAFEAEIAAYAQVKGAAAVSSGTAAIHLALTLLGAGKGDLVFCSSLTFVASANPISYTGAKPVFIDSEPDTWNMSPSALERALGEAARAGSLPKAVIVVHLYGQSAKMNEIMEACERYEVPVIEDAAESLGSLYYGKASGSMGRFGIYSFNGNKIITTSGGGMLISNHPDELRRARFLATQAREPALHYQHQVTGFNYRMSNVLAGIGRAQLQVLNERIEARRSIFEKYRKALGGIDGIHFMPELENTRSNRWLTALTMDDRITGVAPAELIHALEAVNIESRPVWKPLHLQPLFHDCLFYAHGEGKPVSEQLFETGICLPSGSGMSEADQQRVIDCVQEFLSLRSANAQVYR, from the coding sequence ATGACAGCGAACCGGAGAATATGGCTATCGCCCCCACATACGAGTGGAAGGGAACAAGACTTGATTAACGAAGCCTTCACTACGAATTGGATTGCTCCGCTCGGGCCCCATGTCGATGCGTTCGAGGCGGAAATCGCGGCTTATGCCCAAGTGAAGGGCGCGGCTGCTGTCAGTTCGGGCACCGCAGCGATTCATTTGGCTTTGACCTTGCTTGGCGCAGGGAAGGGCGACCTTGTATTTTGTTCCAGTCTGACGTTTGTAGCCAGTGCGAATCCAATATCATATACAGGCGCGAAGCCGGTGTTTATTGATTCGGAACCGGATACCTGGAACATGTCTCCCTCGGCCCTGGAGAGGGCGCTGGGCGAAGCGGCGCGGGCCGGAAGCCTCCCCAAAGCGGTCATCGTCGTTCATTTATATGGCCAGAGCGCCAAGATGAATGAAATTATGGAGGCGTGCGAGCGTTATGAGGTTCCGGTTATTGAGGATGCGGCAGAATCGCTCGGTTCTCTCTATTATGGCAAAGCCAGCGGGTCTATGGGACGCTTTGGCATTTATTCATTCAACGGAAATAAAATCATTACTACCTCAGGCGGCGGAATGCTTATCTCCAATCATCCGGACGAATTGCGCCGGGCGCGCTTTCTTGCCACGCAGGCAAGGGAACCGGCGCTGCATTACCAGCATCAAGTGACGGGCTTCAACTACCGAATGAGCAATGTGTTAGCGGGTATAGGGCGTGCGCAGCTTCAGGTGCTCAATGAACGGATTGAGGCGAGGCGGAGCATTTTTGAAAAGTACCGGAAGGCGCTGGGAGGAATAGACGGAATTCATTTCATGCCTGAACTGGAAAACACCCGATCGAACCGATGGTTAACCGCCTTAACTATGGATGACCGGATAACCGGCGTGGCTCCTGCCGAGTTGATCCATGCGCTTGAAGCCGTCAACATCGAGAGTCGCCCGGTATGGAAGCCGCTGCATCTGCAGCCGCTGTTCCACGATTGCCTGTTCTATGCTCATGGCGAAGGGAAGCCGGTATCAGAGCAGCTGTTCGAGACCGGGATCTGTCTGCCTTCCGGTTCGGGAATGAGCGAGGCGGACCAGCAAAGAGTCATTGACTGCGTCCAAGAGTTCTTGTCCCTTCGGTCCGCGAATGCCCAAGTCTACAGATAA
- a CDS encoding nucleotidyltransferase domain-containing protein produces MEKSLILDTDMLTNEMKLILEIITSDRPEDLRKDKAGLFKDCKWDAFLRLAMHHRVYSVLYMQMKDMGDDMVPPAVIQRLYRQYCANTLRMLHLSSEIEHIGKELTGRGLRCLFLKGPVLGQDLYGSVSLRTCSDLDLLVPLAELVRAETILITLGYEKDDYIESVLGDWKWRHHHLTFFHPVKGIKVELHWRLNPFPSKEPKFNELWLRKRRSTLFGSPIYYLGREDLFVFLVTHGARHGWSRLRWLLDIKQLLNQQPDHGQIMNRLRRRRCVRAGGQSVVLASSLLQAPLAPELQQLASRRRSVRLAQGAMFYLSQMVHLHKEPIPEEVGAYHKRHLFALMPLRHKCLFILSFMMPYPEDVKVIRLPRMLHYIYIPLRPFLWAWRKSVGVQK; encoded by the coding sequence ATGGAGAAGTCCCTTATCTTGGACACAGACATGCTGACGAACGAAATGAAGTTGATTCTGGAGATTATTACAAGTGATCGTCCCGAGGATTTGCGCAAGGACAAAGCCGGGCTCTTCAAGGACTGCAAGTGGGATGCATTTTTACGCCTTGCGATGCATCACCGAGTCTATTCCGTGCTGTATATGCAGATGAAGGATATGGGCGATGATATGGTGCCTCCGGCGGTCATTCAACGTCTGTACCGCCAATATTGCGCCAATACGCTCCGAATGCTTCATCTGAGCAGCGAGATCGAACATATCGGCAAGGAATTGACCGGAAGAGGTCTGCGTTGTTTATTTTTGAAGGGACCTGTGCTTGGCCAGGATTTATATGGAAGTGTCTCGCTTCGCACCTGCTCGGATCTGGATCTCCTCGTTCCCTTGGCCGAATTAGTTCGGGCGGAAACGATACTTATCACGCTAGGGTACGAGAAAGATGACTACATTGAGTCCGTACTGGGGGACTGGAAATGGCGGCACCACCATCTGACCTTTTTTCACCCGGTCAAGGGCATCAAGGTTGAGCTTCATTGGCGGCTGAACCCGTTCCCGTCCAAGGAACCGAAATTTAACGAGTTGTGGCTCAGGAAGCGAAGAAGCACGCTGTTCGGCAGCCCGATCTATTATTTGGGAAGAGAGGATTTGTTCGTCTTTCTCGTGACCCACGGAGCCCGCCACGGCTGGTCGCGACTGCGCTGGCTGCTCGATATCAAGCAGCTTCTTAACCAACAGCCGGATCACGGCCAGATCATGAATAGATTGAGGCGTCGCCGGTGTGTGCGTGCCGGGGGACAATCTGTCGTCCTGGCATCGTCGCTGCTTCAAGCGCCGTTAGCGCCGGAACTGCAGCAGCTTGCAAGCAGGCGTAGATCGGTGCGGCTGGCCCAGGGCGCCATGTTCTATCTGTCGCAGATGGTTCATCTCCATAAGGAGCCGATACCTGAAGAAGTCGGAGCCTACCATAAGCGCCATCTGTTCGCGTTAATGCCGCTGCGGCATAAATGCTTGTTCATTCTAAGCTTCATGATGCCTTATCCCGAGGATGTCAAGGTCATTCGATTGCCGAGAATGCTTCATTATATCTATATTCCCTTAAGGCCCTTCTTGTGGGCGTGGAGGAAAAGCGTGGGTGTACAGAAATGA
- a CDS encoding acetyltransferase: MIDIIVFGAGGHAKAVIDVIEKAGEYRILGILDSHKPPGTECYGYEIVGDLDYLSAHRQQIQGGIVAIGDNWTRYRITQSIRQVMPDFRFIRAVHPHSSVARGARIGEGSVIMAGAVIGSDAIVGDHCVMYTRSSLDHDSRLGHYATLAPNAATGGQVRIGDYSMISIGASVIHGVIIGEHCVIGAGAAVLHDIPGCSIAYGIPATIARTRQPGERYL, from the coding sequence ATGATCGATATTATTGTTTTTGGCGCCGGCGGGCATGCCAAAGCCGTCATTGACGTGATTGAGAAGGCTGGGGAATACCGAATCCTTGGTATCCTCGACAGCCATAAACCGCCTGGTACCGAGTGCTATGGATACGAAATTGTTGGAGATCTGGATTACCTGTCCGCGCATCGGCAACAAATTCAGGGAGGAATCGTGGCCATTGGAGACAACTGGACCCGCTACCGCATCACGCAAAGCATAAGACAGGTCATGCCTGACTTTCGCTTCATTCGGGCCGTACACCCGCACTCTTCTGTCGCGAGAGGAGCCCGAATCGGCGAAGGTTCCGTTATCATGGCCGGCGCCGTAATCGGCAGCGATGCCATCGTCGGAGACCATTGCGTGATGTACACCCGATCCTCGCTCGATCATGACTCGCGGCTCGGACATTACGCGACGCTCGCCCCCAATGCCGCGACCGGTGGACAAGTCCGGATTGGCGACTACAGCATGATCTCTATCGGCGCAAGCGTGATCCACGGCGTGATCATTGGCGAGCATTGCGTCATCGGTGCCGGTGCCGCCGTTCTTCATGATATTCCCGGTTGCTCCATCGCTTACGGCATACCCGCCACAATCGCGAGAACCCGGCAGCCCGGGGAGCGTTATCTGTAG
- a CDS encoding sugar transferase yields MKRIFDFVIAIVLLMLLLPLLAVIAFLVRMRIGSPVMFRQIRPGKHGVPFYLLKFRTMTDKTDSSGQPLPDHDRLVPFGQFLRKYSLDELPQIWNVAKGDISLVGPRPLLMEYLPLYTEEQAKRHCVKPGITGWAQVNGRNAISWEEKFKYDVWYVEHQSFWLDLKILWMTFFHVLKPGNIQHSNHVTMPVFKGTVNYEQER; encoded by the coding sequence ATGAAACGCATATTTGATTTTGTTATTGCGATTGTGCTGCTGATGTTATTGCTGCCGCTGCTGGCCGTCATTGCGTTCTTGGTACGAATGCGAATCGGTTCACCCGTTATGTTCCGCCAGATTCGGCCGGGGAAACATGGGGTCCCGTTTTATTTGTTGAAGTTCAGAACGATGACGGACAAGACGGACAGCTCGGGCCAGCCGCTTCCGGATCATGACAGGTTGGTTCCGTTCGGCCAGTTCCTCCGGAAATATAGTCTTGACGAGCTTCCCCAGATATGGAATGTAGCCAAAGGGGATATTAGCCTGGTGGGGCCAAGACCCCTTCTTATGGAATATCTGCCGCTATATACCGAAGAGCAGGCCAAGAGACATTGCGTGAAGCCGGGCATCACGGGCTGGGCCCAAGTGAACGGACGCAATGCGATCTCCTGGGAGGAGAAGTTCAAGTACGATGTCTGGTATGTTGAACACCAAAGTTTCTGGCTGGATTTGAAAATTTTATGGATGACGTTCTTCCACGTATTGAAGCCCGGAAACATTCAACATAGCAACCATGTTACGATGCCGGTATTTAAGGGTACCGTGAACTATGAACAGGAAAGGTAG